The following are from one region of the Capsicum annuum cultivar UCD-10X-F1 chromosome 1, UCD10Xv1.1, whole genome shotgun sequence genome:
- the LOC107856707 gene encoding pentatricopeptide repeat-containing protein At5g47360, producing the protein MFLPFTYANRGNKPILSLKMVYLFSTASSSSASGEFLKHLLNNKNGYGMERALNAVTCKLDSRCVDEVLEKCAVSDPKMGLRFFIWAGIQSKYRHSSYMYGRAYKLLEVDRKPQVIRDVIEGYRVQKCVTSGKMFKVLLNLCREGKDAVLGLWVLREMKESNCRPDTIAYNVVIRLLCEKGEMDEAMGLMSEMEVSDLYPDVITYVMMIKGLSEVGRLEEACGLTKAMRGHGCMPNTVAYSALLHGICRFGNLERALELLREMEKDGGQCKPNVVTYTTVVQNFVEKCQSIEALSILDQMKDFGCKPNRVLICTLIQGLCKDGHVEEARKVINRVTESGIPYDSCCSLLVLSLFRIGKLNEAEIFFRKMLAGGLKPDGLTSSTIIRWLCQRSRILDGCHLIDAIEQSGSVSSIDSDIYSILMAGLCEANHLAEAAKLANLMVVKGIQLKGPFVKNVIECLKRCGKEDLASNIDNIKS; encoded by the coding sequence ATGTTTCTTCCATTCACGTATGCTAATAGAGGCAATAAGCCAATTTTATCACTCAAGATGGTATATTTATTCAGCactgcatcatcatcatcagcttCTGGAGAATTCTTGAAGCATTTGCTGAATAACAAAAATGGGTATGGTATGGAGAGAGCTTTGAATGCAGTTACGTGTAAACTAGATAGTCGATGTGTTGATGAAGTACTAGAGAAATGCGCGGTTAGTGATCCTAAAATGGGTCTAAGATTCTTCATTTGGGCTGGTATTCAATCCAAGTATAGACATAGTAGTTATATGTATGGTAGAGCTTATAAACTGCTTGAAGTAGATCGTAAACCACAGGTTATTCGTGATGTGATTGAGGGTTATAGGGTGCAGAAATGTGTTACAAGTGGGAAGATGTTTAAGGTTCTGTTGAATTTGTGTAGGGAGGGAAAAGATGCAGTCTTGGGGTTGTGGGTGTTGAGGGAAATGAAAGAGTCAAATTGTAGGCCTGATACGATAGCGTATAATGTAGTTATTCGATTGTTATGTGAGAAGGGAGAGATGGATGAGGCAATGGGATTGATGAGTGAGATGGAGGTGAGTGATCTTTATCCTGATGTGATCACGTATGTCATGATGATTAAGGGGTTGTCTGAGGTGGGTAGGTTGGAAGAAGCTTGTGGATTAACGAAAGCTATGAGGGGACATGGATGTATGCCGAATACAGTTGCCTATTCAGCTCTTCTTCATGGGATTTGTAGGTTTGGGAATTTGGAAAGGGCACTTGAGTTATTGAGAGAAATGGAAAAAGACGGTGGGCAGTGTAAGCCCAACGTTGTTACATATACTACTGTGGTGCAAAATTTTGTGGAGAAATGTCAGTCAATAGAGGCATTAAGTATACTGGACCAAATGAAGGATTTTGGGTGTAAACCAAACAGGGTACTTATATGTACTTTGATTCAGGGTCTTTGCAAAGATGGGCATGTGGAGGAAGCTCGTAAAGTTATCAACAGAGTAACTGAAAGTGGTATCCCATATGATTCTTGCTGCAGTTTGCTAGTTTTATCATTATTCCGGATTGGAAAACTCAACGAGGCagaaatattttttaggaaaatgttGGCCGGTGGCCTAAAACCTGATGGCTTGACCTCAAGCACAATAATACGATGGCTTTGTCAGCGAAGTCGAATACTTGATGGATGTCACTTGATTGATGCAATTGAGCAGTCTGGAAGTGTATCTTCTATAGATTCAGATATTTATTCTATTCTTATGGCTGGACTATGTGAGGCAAATCATCTTGCGGAAGCTGCTAAGCTTGCTAATCTGATGGTAGTGAAAGGAATTCAGCTCAAAGGTCCTTTTGTTAAGAATGTAATTGAATGTCTTAAGCGTTGTGGGAAAGAGGATTTAGCTTCAAACATTGATAACATTAAGAGCTGA
- the LOC107856706 gene encoding phosphatidylglycerophosphate phosphatase PTPMT1, producing the protein MYIEEEKGGEVESGEEEVVVGGGVVEKVEKLDTGGEVLCSSDSSGKNSVVVLDVRRVMVGVGARALFYPTLLYNVVRNKIQMEFRWWDWIDEFVLLGAVPFQSDVKRLKELGVSGVVTLNEPYETLVPTSLYEAHGICHLVLPTRDYLFAPSLNNICQAVEFIHENASNGQSTYVHCKAGRGRSTTIVLCYLVKYKQMTPNDAYNYVKSIRPRVLLASAQRQAVQEFYHLMVKKTYSCYPLTSVIPRSSRFLARRNLLAFDDGAVVVITEADLDGYDSNLDSRVAGSEIWADLNLIYRVRVASGAALARLSCMWLRCHADQKIPNQKLNAENKQLESFTVDIHVFSS; encoded by the exons ATGTATATAGAGGAAGAGAAGGGTGGAGAGGTGGAGAGTGGGGAGGAGGaggtggtggtgggtggtggaGTGGTAGAGAAGGTGGAAAAATTAGATACTGGTGGTGAGGTGTTGTGTTCTAGTGATAGTAGTGGCAAGAATTCTGTTGTTGTGTTGGATGTAAGGAGGGTCATGGTTGGAGTTGGGGCTCGGGCCTTGTTTTATCCGACGCTTCTCTACAATGTTGTTAGGAACAAGATTCAGATGGAGTTTCGCTGGTGGGATTGGATTGATGAG TTTGTGTTATTAGGTGCTGTCCCTTTCCAATCTGATGTGAAAAGGCTAAAGGAGCTTGGTGTCTCAGGTGTTGTCACCCTAAATGAGCCATATGAGACTTTAGTTCCAACTTCTTTATATGAG GCTCATGGTATTTGTCATTTGGTTCTCCCCACAAGAGATTACTTATTCGCTCCATCACTGAATAATATATGTCAAGCAGTAGAGTTTATCCATG AAAATGCTTCCAATGGACAAAGTACATATGTGCACTGCAAGGCTGGTCGAGGACGTAGCACAACCATTGTCTTATGCTACTTG GTTAAGTACAAGCAGATGACACCAAATGATGCATATAACTATGTGAAGTCAATTCGTCCAAGGGTGCTTTTGGCCTCTGCCCAGCGGCAG GCTGTTCAGGAATTCTACCATCTCATGGTGAAAAAGACATACAGTTGTTACCCCTTGACTAGTGTGATCCCACGGAGCTCAAGGTTTTTGGCAAGACGGAATTTGCTAGCCTTCGATGATGGTGCTGTAGTTGTGATAACCGAAGCAGATCTAGATGGATATGATTCGAACCTCGACTCCAGGGTGGCTGGATCCGAGATTTGGGctgatttgaatttgatttacAGGGTTCGAGTTGCTAGTGGGGCAGCCTTAGCAAGACTCTCCTGCATGTGGTTACGTTGCCACGCCGACCAGAAGATACCGAACCAGAAGCTGAATGCAGAGAACAAGCAGCTGGAAAGTTTTACTGTAGATATACATGTATTCTCAAGTTAA
- the LOC124885656 gene encoding palmitoyl-protein thioesterase 1-like: MCIELQVKGMKQLQKGYNFVGLSMTNLYVEDLFGLQTLDKAGKVKFIKVPGLHLVMTIQELQQYVVPYLIDGVASAPAPAPMSKAA; the protein is encoded by the exons ATGTGCATTGAATTACAGGTGAAGGGAATGAAGCAACTTCAAAAAGGTTATAATTTTGTTGGTCTTTCAATG ACTAATCTTTATGTAGAGGATTTGTTTGGATTACAAACATTGGATAAAGCTGGAAAAGTGAAGTTCATAAAGGTACCAGGACTTCACCTAGTAATGACTATTCAAGAATTACAACAATATGTTGTCCCATATTTGATTGATGGAGTTGCATCAGCACCAGCACCAGCACCAATGAGTAAAGCTGCTTAA